Genomic window (Polaromonas sp. JS666):
CGCTGGTACGCGACATCAACGCCGAGCTTGTGGGGAAAACGGCAGCGCCCGCCGCGGTGCGGCGTGCGCTGGAAGCGCGGTTTCGCCTCCTGGGCGCACGCGGTATCGTGTCCATGCTCATGGCGGGGATTGACATCGCCTGTTGGGACGCGCTGGCCATTTGCGCCGGGCTGCCACTTGCAACGCTACTGGGCGCCCAGCCCAGGCCTATCCCCGCCTACAACAGCAACGGCCTGGGTTTGCTGGACGCGCGGGCCGCGGCCGATGAGGCCCTGGAACTGGTCAGTGAGGGGTTTCATGCCATCAAAATGCGCCTGGGGCGCCCGCTGGCCAAAGACGACTTGGCCGCCGTGCGGGCTGTCAAGCAAGCCCTACCAGCCGGGATTGCGCTGATGGCCGACTTCAACCAGGCGTTAAGCCGCAACGCTGCTGTCGAGCGATGCCAGCAGCTTGATGATGAGGGCCTGTACTGGATTGAAGAACCGGTTCGCCATGACGATTACGCCACCAGTGCCGAACTGACCGCCTTGCTGCGCACACCCGTCCAGATTGGGGAAAACTTTGCCGGCCCTCGTGCCATGGCCCAGGCACTGGCGCAGCGCGCCTGCGACTTTGTCATGCCGGACCTGGAACGCATCGGCGGCGTGAGTGGCTGGATCGATGCCTCGGCGCTTGCCAATGTTGCTGGCATTGAATTTTCGTCGCACCTGTTTCCCGAAGTCAGTGCGCACCTGCTGGCAGGCACGCCTACAGCACACTGGATCGAGTACGTCGATTGGGCCGACGCCATTCTGCAGGAGCCGCTGAAAGTGGTGGACGGCTGCCTGTCAGCGCCCGACCGGCCTGGCAACGGCCTGTCTTGGGATCTGGGCGCCGTGAAGCACTACCAGAAAGTGTGAGTCGTGAGGCCCTTGTCGAGGAACACAGGATGAAGCCTTCCAATCGCCCACGGTCGGCCCGACTCATGCACAGCGGAGTCAGCAGGCATATGAACGGCGCTGGGAGTAGGTGGTCCATGCGGGGTCGAACGGGCTGGCGTCGCGGTGAACCCTTACGTAGCGGCTGATCGGCAGCCTTGCTGCTCGGAAGGGCACGCACGGCCTTGCCGGCGGGTCGCCCGTGGCCTGGCAAGCAAGTTCCAGTCATGCAGACCAAGATGGCCGCCGCGCAGTCTTTTTTCGGCTCTGTCCCATTGACAGTCAAGCCGGCCGTACGACTATGCTGAGCGCTTTGACTGAAAAGGTCTGAAACGAGATGGTGGTTACCAAAGGGATGCGCTTTCCTATCGACGTCATACTGGTGTGCATTCGTTGGTACGCAGCCTATCCGCTGATCTACCGCCACTTGGGGGAAATATTGGAAGAGCGAGGCGTGTTTGTCGACCATTCTTCAATCAACCCGCTGGGCGATCCGGTTTCTTCCATTGCTTGAGAAAGTGTTCCGCAAGCACAAGCGTCGAGTAGGCGGGAGCTGGCGCATGGATGAAACGTACATCAAGGTCAAAGGCGCCTGGAAATATCTCGACCGCGCCGTGGACAAGGAAGGCAAGACAGTCGACTTCCTGCCGGCGGCCAAGCGTGACAAGGCCGCAGCCATGCGCTTCTTTGACAAAGCCGTGCCTGCCAACGATCTTCCTCAGAAGGTCACCATGGACAAGAGCGGCGCCAACAAGGCGGCCAACTGTCACAGCAGAGCGGATCACTTCGCTACTGTTCGTTTGTATGCGGCCCCCACCCGAACCGCCTTGACAGTTCCGAGCGGTTCAGAAGCTCCGGCCCCGGCTTCGAAGGCCCATAGATTACGGGTAGCTAGCTCGGTATATACAACGCAGTTGTGATTGGACAAGTCCTCTGGATTCACTGGTACCTTGACGCCTTTGGGCAAGCTTCTTAAGTAATCGCGATGCGCCAAGAGCATTCGTTGCGAGGTGCCTATCTGATTGACTTTGAAGACTTCGGCATGGAAGCTGCCTGGCGCATCGAGGTTCCGGACTTTCCCGCGTTCCTGATGATCGACGACAAGGGCAACGAGTTCTTCGATAAGCTAACCCCATCGGCACAAGCCGTCCGGTTCATCGAGCAGGGGCCCAAGGCGCGATAAGACGGGTCGCTCCT
Coding sequences:
- a CDS encoding enolase C-terminal domain-like protein, whose amino-acid sequence is MSPQHLTVRAIEATLVVVPMRRALGTSAMRVTQAPLLLLDLQTEEGITGRAYLFCYLEAAGAAALALVRDINAELVGKTAAPAAVRRALEARFRLLGARGIVSMLMAGIDIACWDALAICAGLPLATLLGAQPRPIPAYNSNGLGLLDARAAADEALELVSEGFHAIKMRLGRPLAKDDLAAVRAVKQALPAGIALMADFNQALSRNAAVERCQQLDDEGLYWIEEPVRHDDYATSAELTALLRTPVQIGENFAGPRAMAQALAQRACDFVMPDLERIGGVSGWIDASALANVAGIEFSSHLFPEVSAHLLAGTPTAHWIEYVDWADAILQEPLKVVDGCLSAPDRPGNGLSWDLGAVKHYQKV
- a CDS encoding fumarate hydratase C-terminal domain-containing protein; the encoded protein is MRGAYLIDFEDFGMEAAWRIEVPDFPAFLMIDDKGNEFFDKLTPSAQAVRFIEQGPKAR